The Bradyrhizobium diazoefficiens genome contains the following window.
GGCCGGCGAGCGAATCGCCGGTACTGCGGGCGAGCGCCCGCAGGTCGAACAAATCCTGCCGCAGGGAGCTTCCGCCCTTCCCGGCCCCCCTCCCGGTTTTGGCGGCGTCGACGAACAGAGTGGCAAGGTTCGCCAGATGCTCGGCGCCAGCCTTAATGGTGTCGGCCCAGCGCCGTTCCCGCTCGCCGAGATCGGAGGTCGCAAGCAGGTCGCTGATCGCCAGAATGCCGGTCAGGGGCGTGCGGACCTCGTGGGCGAAGGCGGCAAGCGCAGCCTGAACCACGTCCGTCCCGGCGGGCTTTACGCCGACCTTGGTGCTGCGCTTGCGCGCCTTGCTATCCGCCCCGGATCGCTTCCGAGGCGGTTGCCTGGACTTTCGCGTGGTGCGCGCTGCCCGCGTTTTCGCCGCCATAACTCCCCTTCGAAGTATCCCTTCGAACCCCGGGCTCCTGGCCCAAGCATGACACGGCGGAACCCCTGGAGTCACGGCGGCGTTTGGCTAACCCCCAGAGAAACTTAGCCTAATCCCACCAACTGGCGGATAGCGGCGGGCGAGGTGCCGGCCGCGCGCAACTCCCGCAGGCCGGTCGCGCGGTCCGATTTCGACAGCTTGCGGCCGGCCGCGTCGCGAATTAGGGCGTGGTGGCGATAGACGGGCTGGGGCAGGTCGAGCAACGCCTGGAGCAGGCGATGCACCGAGGTGGCATGAAACAGGTCCCGGCCGCGCACGATCTCGCTGACACCCTGATGCGCGTCGTCGACCACCACGGACAGATGGTAGCTGGTCGGCGTCTCCTTGCGGGCCAGGATCACGTCGCCCCAAGCCTCGGGCCGCGCAGCGACCATGCCGTGCTCGCCGTCGGGGCCCGCACCCAACTCGTTCCAGGTCAGGCCGGAGACCCGCCGACAGGCCGCAGTCGTGTCGAGGCGCAACGCGTAGGGCGCGCCCGAGTCGATCAGCCGTGCTCGCTCTTCGCCATGCAATGATTTCGCGTCGCCGGGATAGAGCGGCGCACCGTCGGGATCCCGCGGCCATGATCCATCGGCGTCGCGCGCGGCCACTAGCTTTGCGATCTCGGCGCGGCTTTCGAAGGCGGGATAGACGAGCCCGAGCGCAGTCAGCCTCTCCAGCGCGGCGCGATAGTCGGCAAGATGCTCAGACTGCCGCCGCACCGGCGTTTCCCAGACGATCCCCAGCCAGGCGAGGTCCTCATAGATTGCCGCCTCATATTCCGGCCGGCAGCGCGTCGCGTCGATGTCTTCGATCCGTAGCAACAGCCGCCCACCGGCTTCGTGCACGCGGTCGAAATTGAGCAGTGCCGAATAGGCGTGGCCGAGATGCAGGAGGCCGTTGGGGCTCGGGGCAAATCGGAAAACGGGTGTTGCCATCAGACGGATCTCGTCATGGCCGGGCTTGTCCCGGCCATCCACGTTCTTCGGTGCCATTCGGTGATCGTGTCAAGGTCGCGGATAAATACGACGTCCGTCGCTCATGCTAGACAGTAATCTGCGGTTAGAAAGACGTGGATGGCCGGGACAGGACGGCCATGACGCCGGAGAGAGTTGCCGAGCCACAAATGACCATCCACCTCGAAACCCAGTCCGATCTCGAAGAAGCCATCCACGCGCTGGTCAAGCGGGACCCGCGGCTCAAGCCCGTGTTCGAGATCGCGGGCATGCCCGCCTTGCGGCGGCGCGAGCCGGGGTTTGCGGGGCTTGCCCATATCGTCTGCGGACAGCAGCTCTCGACCGCGAGCGCAGCGGCGATCTGGGGACGGCTGTCCGCCGCCTTCGATCCGTTCGACCATGACGCGGTGCGCCGCGCCCGCACCGACCGACTGGGGCGGCTCGGCCTCTCCGCCGCCAAGATCAAGACGCTGAAACATCTCGCGCGCGAGATCACCGCAGCGCGGCTGAACCTCGACGTGCTCGCGGAAGAGGACGCCGAGGCCGCGCACCACACGCTGATCGCGCTGCCGGGCATCGGACCGTGGACAGCCGACGTCTATCTGCTGTTCTGCCTCGGCCATGGCGATGCCTGGCCGGCCGGCGACATCGCCGTGCAGGAGGGGATCAAGGTTGGCCTCGGGCTGAAGACGCGGCCAACTGAAAAACAGATGGCGCCGCTTGCAGAACCGTGGCGGCCCCTGCGCGGCGCCGCAGCGCACTTGTGGTGGAGCTACTATCGCGCGATCAAGAACCGCGAAGGCGTGATCCCGGGTAAGCCGACGAACAACGTTTAAAACTATGTTGCTGTTGCAAACGACACACGGGTGCTTGATGAGATGCCGGCGCGGGCACAAGCCGGGATCAACGTCATGACATCCTCAGACTTCATCGTTGCGCGAGACGATTTTGAGCAGTGCAAGACGATCGCAACCGAACTTCCGGCGGTGGACGCGCTGCCGCAGGATGCCCTGCTGGTGAAGGTCGACCGCTTTGCGCTGACCGCCAACAACATCACCTATGCCGTGCTCGGCGACGAGCTGAAATATTGGCAGCTGTTTCCGGCGCCGCAGGGCTTCGGCAACATTCCGGTGTGGGGGTTTGGCGAGGCCATCGCCTCTACGCATCCGAATGTGCCCGTCGGCGAACGCCTGTTCGGCTATTTCCCGATGGCGACACATCTCATCATCGAAGCGACTGACGTCAGCAAACGCAGCCTGCGCGATGGCGCCGCGCATCGGCAGGGCGTGGCACCGGTC
Protein-coding sequences here:
- the gluQRS gene encoding tRNA glutamyl-Q(34) synthetase GluQRS is translated as MATPVFRFAPSPNGLLHLGHAYSALLNFDRVHEAGGRLLLRIEDIDATRCRPEYEAAIYEDLAWLGIVWETPVRRQSEHLADYRAALERLTALGLVYPAFESRAEIAKLVAARDADGSWPRDPDGAPLYPGDAKSLHGEERARLIDSGAPYALRLDTTAACRRVSGLTWNELGAGPDGEHGMVAARPEAWGDVILARKETPTSYHLSVVVDDAHQGVSEIVRGRDLFHATSVHRLLQALLDLPQPVYRHHALIRDAAGRKLSKSDRATGLRELRAAGTSPAAIRQLVGLG
- a CDS encoding DNA-3-methyladenine glycosylase, producing the protein MTIHLETQSDLEEAIHALVKRDPRLKPVFEIAGMPALRRREPGFAGLAHIVCGQQLSTASAAAIWGRLSAAFDPFDHDAVRRARTDRLGRLGLSAAKIKTLKHLAREITAARLNLDVLAEEDAEAAHHTLIALPGIGPWTADVYLLFCLGHGDAWPAGDIAVQEGIKVGLGLKTRPTEKQMAPLAEPWRPLRGAAAHLWWSYYRAIKNREGVIPGKPTNNV